ACGTCCCCAATTTATCATCAATCAAAGTTTACCGCTTGGATAACCGAGAAATAACCCGTTTAAAGTCATATCCCCCCGTAAAAAAAATTAGCCCGACTTTTTTAACAATTGTCGGCAAAATTTTGCTTGCTTTTTTCACGGCTTTTTGCAATAATATTTTTATAAGACTTTATATATAATGGAGTGGTGGAGTCTAGAGAAAAATGCACGGATTCCCATTATAAGAAAAGTATAACCGAAGCCGCCGCCCAAGTCAAGGGGTCACTCCTCTTTTTTTTGAGAAGTTTTCAAAGAAAAAAAATCAAAGAGGCAGCCGGAGATATTCTGTTTTTCTTCACTATTTGGGCGAAAAAACCCTTTTAGGATGCCTATAATAGGAGAGAGAAAGGGTTAAAAACTAAAAAAAAATGGCGGAGAGAGTCCAGAAAATCCTTGCCCAGTGGGGAATTGCCTCCCGAAGAAGGGCGGAGGAGATGATCATAGCCGGCCGGGTGAGACGGAATGGCAAAATCGTGCAGTTAGGAGAAAAAGCCGACCCCGAAAAAGATCACCTAGAAATAGACGGAAAAAAAATTGAACCGGCCAATCGTCCCAAAAGATTGTATATACTGGTCAACAAACCCATTGGTGTGGTTTCTACCTGTAGGGATCCACAAAACCGGCCGACGGTAATTGACCTTTTGCCCGACTCCCTCGCCAGCGAGACGGGGTTACATCCCGTAGGCAGGTTGGACATCAACACCACTGGGGCTTTACTCCTCACCAACGACGGTCAACTCACCCTCACCCTCACCCATCCCCGTTATCATTTGCCCAAAACCTATCGGGTTTGGCTAGATGGTGCCATTGATAGACTTGCTCTCCAGCGTTGGCGAGAAGGTATCCTCTTAGAGGGAAAAAAAACCTTACCCGCACAGGTTGAGATACTCAAGCAAACCGACCAAAAAACCCTACTAGAAGTTATTTTAGTGGAGGGAAGAAATCGGCAGATTCGCTCTGTAGCGGAAGAATTGGGCCATCGCGTCCTGAAACTTCATCGCAGTGCCATCGGTCGTATTCAACTAAACTCTGGTAATAATTCCCCCTTACCCTTGGGTGATTACCGTTTTTTAACCCTTGATGAACTGAAATATTTAAAGAACCAGATTAACTAAGCTGAAAGTCAGCCCCTAATAGCGATATGTTTCGCCTTCTCCAATCACAACTTGATCCCCAGCATAAACAGCGAACCAAATTACTGGAAATCGGCGTTTATTTGCAAAAAAATCGCCTAGAACAGTCCCTTTCTCTCGAGGAAATTGCCCAGAAAACCTTAATCCCGCGCCATCGCCTAGAAGCACTGGAAGCGGGGGATTTGGAGGCATTGCCCGAACCGATTTATATTCGTTGGTTAATCAAACAATTTGCCGATAGTCTGGCCCTGGATGGTGAGACGATTAGCCGACGTTTTCCCACCAAGGTCAATAACTTTTTTAGGGGAACAAAACCGTCTTTATCGCTGCCGAGTCTTCAAATTCGCCCGATTCATCTCTATTTTCTCTATTTAATCCTAGTTATTGGTTCCGTACAAACCCTATCCCACGTCCTGCAAAAATCGGTACTGCAATCGAATCGCCTACCGCCGCCTTCCTTGCCACAACAGCAAATTGTCCAACCGAAAAGCAATCCCCTTCAACCGGTGGCCAACAAAACCAGCAATAATCAGCAGCTGGTGGTGGAGGTAAAACTGGAGGATGACTGCTGGCTGCGGGTGGTGGTGGATGGCAAGACAGAATTTGAGGGTGTGCTGCCCCAAGGAAGCCATCGCACTTGGCAAGCAAACCGAGAATTAACCGTGAGGGCGGGTAATGCCGGCGGGGTTTACGTTGCCGTTAATAATGCCAATGCTAAACAACTGGGGCAACCGGGCAAAGTCGAGGAAGTCACCTACCGGGCAAATTGAGCTAATTTATGCAAAAGGTTTTTTCACCCCTCGATCGCCTTCAGGGAGGGTTAATCGGGGCATATATTGGGGAATCCTTGCATAATCAACCCCTAATACCAGCCTTTAACTATGAGGCTACACCGAGGACGACCCTGCTTTTGCAAGCACTGCAATCTAAGGAGGATTTTTCCCTTGCGATCGCAGCCAAGCAGCAGTCGGAATCGGCGTTATTATTTGTACTGTTGCCGGAGATTTTAACCTGGCCCGACCATGGGGAACGTTGGCAAGCTAGATTAAATTTTTGGCTAAAAAAGGGCTTAATTTCCGAGTTAACCCGACAAGAAGCGATAATTTGGGGAGAGGCTGTAGGTCTGTTATTACAGGGAAAAAAGCCTTTAAATCAGTTAATGGCGCAATTACTAACTATTAACCCCAAGAATAAGCTATTAGAGCAGATTCAGTCAGCTTTAAGGCAAAATCATCCCTTAGAGTCCATTTTATCGGCTTGGGCGAAAGATAGCTCACCTTTAGGAATTGCGATCGCAGCTTCTCTCTATACCTTTCTGCAAACGACCGAGGATTTCGCCGTTAGCGTGCGTCGCGCTAATTCTAGTCCCTATCAACGGCAATTAACCACCACTTTAGCGGGGATTTGGGCGGGATTGTACAACGGTATCGAGGGGATTCCCCTAGCTTGGCGGCAAAATTTGCCGAAAGAGCCAGTTAAACAGCAATTAATGGATAAAGCTGGG
This Microcystis wesenbergii NRERC-220 DNA region includes the following protein-coding sequences:
- a CDS encoding helix-turn-helix domain-containing protein, with product MFRLLQSQLDPQHKQRTKLLEIGVYLQKNRLEQSLSLEEIAQKTLIPRHRLEALEAGDLEALPEPIYIRWLIKQFADSLALDGETISRRFPTKVNNFFRGTKPSLSLPSLQIRPIHLYFLYLILVIGSVQTLSHVLQKSVLQSNRLPPPSLPQQQIVQPKSNPLQPVANKTSNNQQLVVEVKLEDDCWLRVVVDGKTEFEGVLPQGSHRTWQANRELTVRAGNAGGVYVAVNNANAKQLGQPGKVEEVTYRAN
- a CDS encoding ADP-ribosylglycohydrolase family protein, which produces MQKVFSPLDRLQGGLIGAYIGESLHNQPLIPAFNYEATPRTTLLLQALQSKEDFSLAIAAKQQSESALLFVLLPEILTWPDHGERWQARLNFWLKKGLISELTRQEAIIWGEAVGLLLQGKKPLNQLMAQLLTINPKNKLLEQIQSALRQNHPLESILSAWAKDSSPLGIAIAASLYTFLQTTEDFAVSVRRANSSPYQRQLTTTLAGIWAGLYNGIEGIPLAWRQNLPKEPVKQQLMDKAGEIYRISLGISPHLVLSPHTAVAYGGTIQPRPSLKLVSQDK
- a CDS encoding pseudouridine synthase, translating into MAERVQKILAQWGIASRRRAEEMIIAGRVRRNGKIVQLGEKADPEKDHLEIDGKKIEPANRPKRLYILVNKPIGVVSTCRDPQNRPTVIDLLPDSLASETGLHPVGRLDINTTGALLLTNDGQLTLTLTHPRYHLPKTYRVWLDGAIDRLALQRWREGILLEGKKTLPAQVEILKQTDQKTLLEVILVEGRNRQIRSVAEELGHRVLKLHRSAIGRIQLNSGNNSPLPLGDYRFLTLDELKYLKNQIN